DNA from Nitrospira sp.:
TGAGAACTTCGGCTGCTTCATGGATCCGCTCCGTCACTTTCGAGGGAGGCGTCCGTCGAATTTTATTAATTACACCGAGCCGATCGCTCCAGTCAAATCGAACTTGGGCATGACCAGCATCAAATCATCCTTCACGACGATGAACAATTTATCGCCTCCCTTGACGCCCATCGCCTGCCTGGCCTCCTTGGGAATGACGATCTGATTTTTGCTGTTGAGCTTCTGAACGGCCATGGCGACATCTCCCGAGGACACTTTACATTTATCACAAGAAGGTAATGCCGCTCACATGGCAGGAACAGAATGCGTATCTCGTGAAGCATCGTTCGCATCTCATCGGAAGATTATCCATGAGGATTCCTCGAACCCGCCTCCACCAGACAGGGCGACCTGTCGATCTGAAGCGCACACGTTCAACAAGGGCTTTTCGATTCCTATTCTGCAACATTACAACTTCTGCCCAAAGGAGTAGTCAGACTGTCCTTCACTGCGCGCATCGGACGAGCACATTTTCATCGTGCGCGTTCTGCGAGCAAGAAGGACGGTCTGGCTGCTCCTTACCCCCTTCTTATGCCGCGCGTTGCGCGAGCACAGGAGGCCACGCAGCCTGCCTCTCCTAAAACCCTACCGACACCCCCACCGTCCCCAGCAACGCCGCGCGGTCAGACGGCCCGACGAACTCAGTCCCGAGGCCGCCGTCCAAAACGATGCGTGAGGTGAGTTGATGCCTGATCCCGATCTCGACGCCGGTGTGGTTGCGTTGTCCGCGTAGATCCGACTGGCGGGTATAGATGCTGGCGATCAAGGTGTCGCGAAAACTGGTGGGATAGCCCAGGGGATAACTGACCGCCGCGACGGCGCGATAGGCACCCGGCCTCTCCTGTCCTTGCGGCGAACCGAGCAGGCTGTAGCCTGCGTTGAGATGCGCGCGGAGCCGACCGAAGGATCGGGTCAGGATGCCGGTGAGTTGCGTATCGACGCCTTTTGAATTCACGCCGGTCGGGAGATCCACCTCGACCCGGGCTGCAAAGGCCGGCAGGCTCAGCGTCTCGGTATTGAAGTTGTACAGGACGCCCAGGTGCAGGTCGCCGGACTTATTCGCGCCGACCAGTGATTGGGGGTCGGTGAAGAGGTCGCCCTGGATTTCGATCTGCGTGTTGTTGAACGCGCCATAGATGATCTGCGGTTGGAACGTCACGCTCGTGCGGCCCTCGCGCCGGTCGTTGAAACGCACGCCGCCCTCCAGGCCGATCTCGCCTTTCGGAACGGCATAGGCATCCTCCATTCCGATCGGCCGATTAGGGTCGAGGTTGTCATGGTCCAGGGCCAGAGCCGACAAGAACGGCAGGCCCAGAAACGCGAGGACCATGAACCGGATCGTTCGCACGGCGGACCTGCTCAATGGTGATGCTCCTGTCCCGGCTGAGTTGTCAGGACCATCGGATTCGTCGCGTCCGCGCTCGCCAGGTAATAGGTATTCACCAGGCGATAGATCTCAGCCCGCTTCGCCTCCCACGTCGGCAGCAGCTCACTCGTGAGGATGTCGCTGATGTTGTCGTGCAACATGTGGAGGTTGTCGAAGATGTTGGCGATCTCCGGATACCGTGCGGCGAACAGGGGGCTCAACTCTGCCGTGAGCGGCATGAAGGTCCATTGCACCGGCGGTTGGGCCAAATAGCCGCGATAGGTCATGAGAATGGGCCGCACCGCCTGCGTCTTCGCCGTGAGATCCTGAGCCGCCCGCAAAGGATCGTACACGGCCACTTGCAGATAATGGTACGCCCAGATGGTGGCGTTGAAGAGCGGGAACCGTTTCCTGAACGACTGCGAATAGGGAAACTGATCCAGACGATGGTGATCCAACCGCTTCGAGGTGAGGGCGTAGGCGCTGTCCCGGTAATAGGCCAACACGTTCCGAATCGCCCGGTCCTTATCCGGCTCGTCCGACACGACGATGTCGTAGGTGGCGCGATGGAGGGCATGCGCTTCGTCGAAGGTATTCTGCGCTCGCCAGGCCAGCTTCATGTAGGTGGGCGCAATCGCCTCCTCATTCGGATTGAGCCGGGGTTTCGTGGCGATGAAGGCCAACGTTTCCTTGCGTGCGCGGTCCTCGATGGCCGGCACATTGTTGCCGCCGGTGAGCAGGAGGTTCTCGTACAGGTTGGAATGGCCGAAGTCCACGCCGTTGAATTCGCTGTCGAGCTCGGCGAGATCTTCCCGTAACGCAAAGTTCCACAGCGCCCGGTAATAGAACCGTTTGTCGCGCGGCTCGAATTGGCTGCAGGCGGCCATCGTGAGGGCGATCGTCGCCGTCATGATGAGGACCGCCGGCCGCAGGAACTTCCTGATCTCCATGGTGATCCTTCCGTCGAGGGCTGCGTCACCCTTGGCGATGAGCCCTGTCACAATGGCTGATCCACCGCCCTACAGGTAGCACCGCTCCCTGTAGGGAATGACTCATGGCCGATTTACCGTTATAGACGGAGCAAGCTGGGAATTATTACGACCTCGAAGATTATTTTCTCACGAGCCGCTGTGTTGTGGGGTTAATCGCAGGGCGGGTGAAACAGCCATGTTTGGTGCAGAGACCGAGGGCTTGTTCCAGGCCGGCCCGCAGGGCCGGCGCTCGTTTCCTGATATGCACGCATTGCCGAGTCGCCGTGCCGTCCCTCCTGTCTCGTCCTGCGACAGCGCCTAAAAGGGCTTGATCTCGGCCTTGGAGACATGCTTGACTGATCTTTCTTCGTCGTTCTGTCGCTTGATGGAGGGTTTGCATGCATCATGGAATTCTTCGTACTCTCTGTGTCCTCGCTCTTCTGCTCTCCTCGATCCCGTCCCCAGCCGCCGAGACCCCGGATACCAGTCTGGCCCCCTTGAAGTTCCTTGTCGGAGAATGGAAAGGGACCGACGCAGAAGGAAAGGCCTACAAAATCACCTATGCGTTCGGCTCGGGAGGCACCAGCCTGGCCGAGACCCTCACCCCACCCGACAGTCCACCCATGACAACCATGTATTACAGTGACGGCGACCAGCTGATGTTGACGCACTACTGCTCTCTCAATAACCAACCGCGCATGCGCGCCGGGGGAATCAAAGACGGAGATAAGACCGTCACCTTTACCTTCGTGGATGCCACCAATCTCAAGAACCCGACCGATGTCCACATGCGTCAGCTGTCGATCGAGATCAAAGATCATGATCACTTTGCTCAAACCTGGACATTGAGCAAGGCAGGAAAAGACGTACCGAAAACGTTCACGTTTGAACGCGTGAAATAAGACGCAACCGGACTTCATCGCCCAACCAGGAGGGTATTCGATGCCGACACCAACCCCCGCAGAGGTGATCGAGGCCCAGCGTCAGGACTGGAATCGAGTCGCTGCCGGCTGGGACAAATGGGACTCCTACTTCAGTCGCAACATGACCTTCATCAACCACCGGCTGGTGGCGGACGCCAGGTTGCAACCAGGGCTTCGGGTCCTGGACCTCGGGTCCGGCACCGGCTATCCGGCATTACTCGCCGGGGACGTCGTGGGGTCGGAAGGGTCTGTGGTGGGGATCGACCTCGCCGAATCCATGCTGACTGTGGCCACGCGCAAGGCGAAGGCGCTGGGGATGCAGCACGTGACGTTCCGTACCGGCGACGTAACGACCCTTCCCTTCGACGCAGGGTCTTTCGACGCCGTGATCAGTCGATTCTGTCTGATGTTCCTGCCGGAAATTCCGAAGGCGCTGAAAGAGATTCTCCGCGTGCTGAAACCGGGAGGGTATGTCGCTGCCGCCGTCTGGTCGGCGCCGGAGAAGAACCCCTTCATCCGCATTCCGATGGACGTGATCAAAACCATCACCCCTTGCCGCCGCCGGATCCCGAGGCCCCGGGGATTTTTCGCTTGGCGAAGCCGGGCGATCTGGCTGGGATGATGGAGCGGGCCGGGCTGGCACTGTTGAGCGACAACGAGTTTACCGCCGAGGTGACCTACGCCACGGCTGAAGAGTTTTTTCGGAGCATGATGGATATCGCAGCGCCGATTCAGAATCTATTCGCCACATTGACGCCGGAGCAGAAGACCGAGGCTGAACAGGGCATCGTCAAGGCCGTGAAGGAATATCGACGGCAGCAGGGCGTCGCCCTGCCGATCGCCGTCCGGATCGTGAGCGCGCGCAAACCGATGTGATCGCCCATGCAAGACAATAAACAGCCCGCCGGCCGTCAGGCGACGGGCTGTAGACTCGACTGCTTTAGAGCTTATCCGTAAATTACATTTATCGCCAACGGGATTTTTCTGAACGTGATGATCGCCGCGGCAAGATGGGTGAGGCCGAGGAAACTGCGTTCGAGTTTCTCATACCGCACGAGCAGCTTGCGAAAGCGATTGAACCAGCTATGCGCGACCTCCACAATCCACCTCCTGGCTCGCTTCGTCGGATGCCGCCGCTGCTCCTCGGCTTCCTGCCCGCGCCCTTTGACATGGGCGATGTAGCCATGCTCTTCAATGGTGACACGTGCCGGAATGCCGGTGTAGCCTGCATCGGCACACAAGTGCTGGCTGCGTCGCTCAGGCGGCGAGGGACGCGGCACTACGATGGCGTCAAGGACGACGGCCAGCTGGCTCACATCATGCCGGTTTGCCGCGGTCACGATGATCGACAGCGGGACGCCACGATCGTCCACCAGCAGGTGGCGCTTGCTTCCATTTTTTTCCCCGATCCGTCGGGTTCGGCCCGACCGCTTCCTGAGCCAGCGGCGCTTTCATCATGGCCCCGTCGATACTCTGCCAGCGCCACGCGATGCCTTCCACGTCGTCATACTCCGCCAGCCCGGCCTGCCAGAGGGCTGCGAACAGGCCGGCGTTCTGCCACTCGAGAAAGCGCTTGTGAATGGCGCTCGCGCTCCCAA
Protein-coding regions in this window:
- a CDS encoding Methyltransferase type 11, translated to MPTPTPAEVIEAQRQDWNRVAAGWDKWDSYFSRNMTFINHRLVADARLQPGLRVLDLGSGTGYPALLAGDVVGSEGSVVGIDLAESMLTVATRKAKALGMQHVTFRTGDVTTLPFDAGSFDAVISRFCLMFLPEIPKALKEILRVLKPGGYVAAAVWSAPEKNPFIRIPMDVIKTITPCRRRIPRPRGFFAWRSRAIWLG
- a CDS encoding Methyltransferase type 11 translates to MMERAGLALLSDNEFTAEVTYATAEEFFRSMMDIAAPIQNLFATLTPEQKTEAEQGIVKAVKEYRRQQGVALPIAVRIVSARKPM
- a CDS encoding Mobile element protein, producing MAKRVTHSRAAAWEVSDAFWQRVEPLIPARRRARAKPYVRKPGGGRKPKEARLVFEGIVYVLRTGCQWKALPTERFGSASAIHKRFLEWQNAGLFAALWQAGLAEYDDVEGIAWRWQSIDGAMMKAPLAQEAVGPNPTDRGKKWKQAPPAGGRSWRPAVDHRDRGKPA